AGAGGAAGCAGGAGATTCAGAATATACGCAGCAGACTCTTTATGGTGAGATATTATAATCCTACAAATCCTACTATTTTTTTGACAGAAAGGGGTGAGAAAAGGTTTCAAaatggttgcttagcagtcggAAAATTACgacttatgaatatttttggtatattttattcaatactttGTTATTGGCGGAATACCCAGTCCttccaaatatttaaattgaccTACGGGATAaattttttagataatattgagaataaataaataatttattattaaaaatattgatcagTGCGCGAAGattttgggttcgatttctaagcggaacaaatactcatgtgatcgtatatttatttcttgtcCTTGTGCTTTTATTCATGTAATGATCTACAAAGCATAAATTCTTCAAATACTCTGTGGTttagaaaattaagaaaaaaatccaTGTCATGTGTGTTGTCAGTTTTAAcagtattgttttattgtttcaggGTAAACAAGCTAAAATCAAAGAAATGTACGAGCAGTCTGTACTTCAAAGCGAACAAGGTAATTTTATACACCGCCCATAAGCAAACGATAATAGGGTACTTAATTGACTGGTTCCAAAATATTAGACttgtacttttaattttttttcgaaaatgcTCATGTTTTTTTGTTCGTAACGTTGAAGttaaaattcttaaattattttttttacatactgAAATATTATACCAGACTATAATGTTTCAGTATGTAAAAATTGTatcccaacgaaaatacgaactTGTGACGGTACTGTCGTATTTGTAtgctaaaatgtgtttttgatatttcgtAAAGATATGTTGATTGCTGTTGCAATATTCAAAGTCTCCCTAGAACACGACCAAACTCACACCTTACCcggaaaaaaatacttacccAATATTGGTCCCTATGTCGATCTAATTAGAATCAAATTAGCTCTCGATTTCCCTATatagaaaaatgttatattatagtaaaaattCTCGTATGTTATATGCAGGTGTGACGTCATCAGACAAGATCTCCCGCGAGCTGGAGCTGAGCGCGGACAAGGCGCGCGCCATCAAGCAGCGCTTCGAGAACGGAGACCTGTTCCACGACGAGAACACGCCGCCCAGGAACCGCGAGATCGATGATACCACGCTCTTTAACGAAGGTATACTACAGCAGTGAGATCACTATAATCTATATAACACTATAAAAAAAAGTCGTGCatagttggctggtttcaatgaaactggccgccgtagccgaaatcgtccagcgggcttatcacgtatctcagatgATAATGAGTATAcatcaaatctatggtcactattcagtacattgctgctttgacgtaacgtattaatgaCTATAACCtgagggagaaaacaatggacaggaTAGTGGGcttcaaatggttgtcaactgagatacgtgatagcccccctggacGAAATCACTGCAGCAGTATTATCATAAACCGTTCTAAGAGGGTAATACAGGGGCTAGTGATCTGTCCTCCCATAGGAGCACGGGAGTTCGTGACCAACTCGCtcaaatacattgttttattacaaaagacaAATCTCGCATTAACAATTGCTCTTGCGTCACGGGGacttacaaacaacgaacacaaagtgtAAATAGACCCGAAGCAACTATTTTTGTACcggacaattttttttttggggTTCTGTGAGAATTGAACTTACGCACTGATAGAGGCATGGCGACCACCAAAAACCTAAAGTCTCTATACACATTGATGCGTTGTAactgtaaattgtaaaagtagaGGGCACAAACGGCTGTCATTCGGTTTGCGCTCGCCGAATGTATTTATCCACATGAGCTCAGCCATTGTGagcagttgcctgaaataaggATACAGACAAACACACACTCAACTACTTTTTGATTCTTAtgaattatttgtattgttatttgttacagGTATAGGCAAGAAGTCTCGCTCGATATTCTTGGAGCTGGATGCCAACGCGAAGAACGTGCCCCCCACCTCCCCTCCACCACAGGATGTGCCTAAACGGAAGGagattgtaagtaaataaataaatgaataaataaataaatatttttggacaactcacacacggtcatctgatttcaaactaaccagagcttgtactatggtaaccagacaactgataaacatacttatatacttctaaatacatacttatatagataaattaacatccaggctcagaacaaatactcgtgctcatcacacaaatatttgtcacgggtgggattcgaacccgccacacgcgacgctacggttattgcggcgaggtgaccacttaaaccactctgcgccaaacgtgcagttaaaataaagtgaaatataaacattttttataggacaaataccttatttaaatatgaagtttttgctctataaacaaataataataatatttaagaagaaataatatatttatatctccTAAAATATTGAGCTAACATTATAAACGGCGAAAAGAAGGTGATTTCCATACACCTACGAGTATAACAatcacgatattttttattatgattgtcGAATTCATCACTTCTGGATTAGATTAGTAACAGTGTTTCAGCaaacaataaatgatttatgatttatgatttatgagCATCAGTTAGCCACTCACGTATAATTTTTAACATTGATTTCATACAGATACTGTCTCTATATCAGATAGTTTATTTGCCACTTATTCATAAGTTGTGGTCCCTGTATAGTCCTGTAGTAATGGTTTTTTAGAGTAAgatattaatgtattatgttatttattctgttatttagatattactagctgaccaggcaaacgttgttttgccataaaaaaaagtgtcacttagtggcatgaaaaatagatacggagtacggtaacgaaaactgtgacgcgagaattttatatattagatgttatTTATTCTGTGTTACAGCCGTTCGTGCCCAAAGACGTGGTGAGAGCGGCCGACAAGCTGGAAGACGTGAAGATAGAGACTTCAGACATCTCTGACAGGTTCAAGTTCTTCGAGACATACAAGCCGGAGACCAAGCGCAAGGAGTTCCGCATGACACCGCCTAGGCAGACACAGGTGAATATACTagttatattatcataatactGGATTTTGGTCGTGGTTGTTGATATtagtaaaaattgtttctttgcTGACAATAACCTCAGCTATCTCAgctaaattgatatttatttcaaaacaaagtttTCTTGTTTAAATTTCTTAAATCTCTTTTAATAtgaaagagaaacaaacaaaacgttTCATACAAGATTTATTTCCtcattttatgtaggtatttacaaaacatctattttgtaaatgtttgattaatttttttgctgtatacaattttgttggcgatatattttttctttcttcattTCATTTGGTTAACAAAAgtggaattaattttatttatctgctCACGATTTGCGTTGTATATTGTCTTTACTCAGCAGGATACATGTGTTAAAACTACCTACTTAGCTCGCGCTCTGTAATTCACTTTTTTTTCTCAGTAATGTGTACAGCgaaatgtataaagaaaatgattaaagtattaattaggatGAAGAAATAGGGTGTTAATACTAAAGTATTTCTGGTGGCAGCGCGCCAAGTCCCCGTCGCCGGAGCTGTACCACGAGCCGTCCGTGGTGCGCAGCGCGGAGGGCGCGGGCGCCGACACCAGCGTGGCGGCGCAGCGCCACACGGCGCAGCGCATGATCGACGTGTTCCGACAGCTCGAGGTCAAGCACACGCTGCCCGACGACAACCAGGGTACGGGACGTTGTCAAACTAGTTtgataactaactgattttacttgaatttttgttagaaaataagGAATTCTTACGTGAAAAAAGGGGTTTGAGCTAACTTGAAACGGTGGTTGTTGTGTGTAATATTCTTGATCTCGAATGAgagtaaaataatctttaactactttcatgtttaaaaaatgcatgCATGCACGTCTTGCAGGTgtgaaaaaaatcctttttttttaaatcgaatcGTAATCGTCAAACTGTAATACCCCTTGCGTTTGGCAACGATTTACACACGGGTGATTGAATAACTTTGCAGCTCTTCAGAAACTGTTAAATGAATTTTATAACcgtttattaaatttcaaaaacacCTCTAAAGTCATTGAAAATCTTGCCTAAATTTTAAATCCTCGACCATTTTCGTAAAAATGCTCACTCTACTTGGCaatcactatattattataattatagtaaactTTACTTCTCCAGGTCCCAAACCTCTAAAGAGGTTCACGCCCCCTCCCCCCGGCGAGGACAAGCACCAAGGCGACACGTCCTCCGAGGAGTACTCGTCCGAGGAGTACGAGGAGGACAGTGAGGACGAGCGCCGCAGAGTGTATCTCGAAGCTAGGCAGAGAGACGAGGCGCTCAAACAGGTTAGCTACACATTCAGAAATACAATTTTTCCTTCCgaaatttgattatatttaagCTGTAATTAGCATGGATTACCACGTATAGTATAAggaagttaatatttttttatattgtataagGAACCCTTGCATCCTCTTTAGAATATATTACAAGCATACAtcgttaatataattttctactgATTTGTAATCCTTTTTAAGCGATTATGAATTTCACTTTTCTTTGCTTAGATCAATGATAATTgaatagatttatttgttttaaaacctGACGCTGCTAGGCAAGACTTTCCTCCCAAATGAGGTTATACCCCGTATACCCAATTAGTTAGACCCCGAGTCCAACATGCTAGctaagtatagatttataattcTGGACTAAAGCGTACCAGATAAACAGTCTAGAAGTTAGTAAGATTATGAATGGAATACTAAGTATATTCTTGTTTTCCAGGCACAAAGCCTGGCCCGTACAAAGAGCTTCCGCGACCGCTTCGAGCACTGGTCGGAGTCGGAGCCGCAGCGCTCGCCCTCCGCCGTCGTCATCGAGCGCAGCGAGAACGACGAGGATGGAGAGTCGCAGTTAGAGACTGCCAAAAGGTATGCACAAACATATGcttcatacaatatttgtagGTCCCATGTATTTAACGTCGCCTGTGGTTTAGAGACTGTCCATTATCCATACGATGTCTGGGATAATTATTTTAGTGACTTAAATCTATtatgaggcgctcatagccagttgtgctcaccggtccgTGAatgatctgtggattaagcaaccgttggcgcggtcattccataaatgggtgaccgcatagtggtatttgagtcGTCTCCGTGCTCCggggggcacgtaaaaagtcggctccgattgttgtcaattaatataacagtcgttaagccatgtcaaaggcctttcgggcggcttgaacaactttgacattaggttgaccactaaccatacgataagaagaaagaagatctattatcttatcttaattCACCTGTATTTCTCTTGCCTTGTGgccaatggagaatgttaacaaatttggattattagctctccatattctctgttaaaaataaaaaatactagtgaaagaattactttgatacgtcaattagtttccgatttataagtaaaacaagttgtaaccgcgcgaatcggtgtgacgtcattgtacattacgctaagtctggctcacatagtcttttttaataatttttactattattacactttaaatgtaataagcagacgaaaacacaacaaaatactgcataagctattacatctacggctgtagacttgatattaagcgggacgcggcccgcgcggcatggtgtactatgacgtcacgctgttagcgggactcgatattttttgaaactttgaatgcttgtaaaatcaaaactacttggtatttttgactaaaacaaaaactagttttcatgtacatgtacaggctttactgagtcaaaatttcaagcgatttggcatacctagtaacattctccattaggTATATGTGAATAAAGACACTTAATGCCTCTCTAACCTTCCTTCTTGTGATATTTAGTTGATTATATTTCCTCCTTAACCTACAGGCTTTGCGTGATCAATACACTACCAGTCACGGTCAAAATATTCGGCAAC
This Anticarsia gemmatalis isolate Benzon Research Colony breed Stoneville strain chromosome 25, ilAntGemm2 primary, whole genome shotgun sequence DNA region includes the following protein-coding sequences:
- the LOC142983838 gene encoding uncharacterized protein LOC142983838 isoform X2, which gives rise to MATTIATATSTMESSQTLIQTESRIQRSYQEVQVSEQRQVKKKTKSRRHKDEGNISVSKSSEKLFKKMKAASDADSNPQCEKCSRPVYAMERIKAEKRVWHKECFRCVQCNKQLTVETYQSDHTTLYCKPHFKQLFEPKPVEGDDQTDAVAPKKHQMIICESNPVELPPDVVRASDKPDLGLEELSSLDVKARFEVFERKAQGAPDEPLPAEPRAPREKSAALLSKLAKFKAKGMDVGVSDDYLNGVPVEESSSEPEDEDDEDSVLRKSYKHTASREQPVSFCNMSEIVGKFETGQHSSSERHRERKQEIQNIRSRLFMGKQAKIKEMYEQSVLQSEQGVTSSDKISRELELSADKARAIKQRFENGDLFHDENTPPRNREIDDTTLFNEGIGKKSRSIFLELDANAKNVPPTSPPPQDVPKRKEIPFVPKDVVRAADKLEDVKIETSDISDRFKFFETYKPETKRKEFRMTPPRQTQRAKSPSPELYHEPSVVRSAEGAGADTSVAAQRHTAQRMIDVFRQLEVKHTLPDDNQGPKPLKRFTPPPPGEDKHQGDTSSEEYSSEEYEEDSEDERRRVYLEARQRDEALKQAQSLARTKSFRDRFEHWSESEPQRSPSAVVIERSENDEDGESQLETAKSLRAKFENMNVTTTTTKTFAPKVNRFV